Genomic window (Streptomyces yatensis):
GGCGGACTCGGATCTCGACGGTCCGGGGACCGGTGCCTGCCCCTGCGCGGGTGCCTGTCCCTGCGGGTAGCTCTCCGGACCCTGCGGGTAGCCCTGGCCCTGGGCGGCCCGGGGGTCATAGGGCTGCTGATCGCGGTAGAGATGCGCGAAGGCGTCCCGCTGCGGCTGCTGCGCCGCGCTGTAGCCGTCGCCGGTCCCCGGATAGCCGGGGCCCGGCTGACCGCCGGTGTACGGCTGCTGTGCCGCACCCTGCCGGCCGGGGGCGGCCTCGGAGCGCCATGCGCGCGGGTCGGGGCCCTGCGGCGGGGGGGGCGGCTGGTACTGCTGCTGGTAGCCCCCCTGCTGCGGTGTTTGGGGGGCGTGCCGGTCGTACAGCGGATCCGTCAGCGGGTCGTGGGCGTAGCGATCCTGCGTCGGATACGGGTAGGGCGTGAAGCTGCCCGTCGCGTACGTATCGTCCAGATACGGGTCCGGTGCGTAGTACTGCTGGCCGTACGACTGGCGCGGGTCGGCCTGCGGTGCCTGGTGGGCGTCGCCCAGATACGGATCGCGCTGGTGCGGTTCCTGTCCGTAAGGGTCATGGGAGCCGTGAGGCGAAGGCTGCGGCGGCGGTGGCACTCGGCCATCACCGTCATACGGCGCGTTCATCGCTACCCCACCTCATCGTCCGCTGCGGCCGACCGGCCCAGGCTTTGCTCAACGCTCCACTTTCTCACCCGAGCCGGACGGGCCAGCGCTTTGCGATCCGGTGTCCGCCGCCGGGTCACTCGGCTGCTCGGGCACGAGGGCGTGAGCGGGGTCGCGCCGGTCGGTCTCCGGGGCCTCGCTGTCGTCCTCATCATCCTGCCCGTGCGCCGTCTCGGCGTCTTCCCCGTCTCCGCCGTCCTCACCGTTCCTGGCGGCCGCGCGCTTGCGCTGGACGTAGATCCGGACACCGGCGAGGACCAGCAGCAGCACACCGCCGGCGATCACGAGAATCACGGTCGACGTGATTTCGGTGACATTCACCTCGAACATCATCTCGCGGCCGTAAGGCTGTCCGTCCGGGGTGTAGAGCTGGGCCGAGACCCACACCGGGCCGTTCGCGTTGGCCGTGGTCCCGAACTTCACGGACTGGCTGTGGCCGCCCTCCACATTGACCAGCTGCGGGTCGCTGATCGCCAGCCGGTTGCCCTGCTGGGAGCGGAGGACGAGCCGCAGCTCGACGCCCTGCACCAGGTTGTTCTGCAGGGTCACCGGGACGGTGGCGCTCCGCCCGGAGAGGGTCATGTCCGTCTTGGGGACCAGGCGCACCTTCTTGGTGAGCCCGGACAGGTAGGTCTGCACGTCGTGCCGGAAGCCGGCCGCGTTCTGCGCCTCGCTGCGCCATGAGGTCGACATCTCGCGCCTGATCGCGTTCCCGAAGGGAGTGACCACCCGGTACTTGGCGGTGAGAATCGGCTCGAAATTGTCCAGGGTCCTCTGGGTCTCCTGGATCCTGTCGAACGCCTCGGTGGGCAGTTCCCGCGCGCGCAGCGACCGGGGGTACGAGCGGGAGCTCGGCACCCGCTGGGTGGCGCTCGGGTCGGGCTTGGCCTTCGCGGCCTGTCCCAGGCTCAGCGGCTGCGTCCACTGCCCCGAGAGGCCCTCCAGGGCCGCCGCCATGGCCTGCGCCTGGCTGGTGGTGGGCGTCCGCTGGGGGGCGACCACGACGCTGCGCTGCTTGTCCGGCGCCTGCAGGTTGAACATCTGGCTCTGGGCCAGGAACGTCTGGATGGCGAGGGTGGAGTTCTCCGCCTTGGACATGTCGCCGGTGAAGGCCGTCGACAGCCGTGCGTCGGCGACCACCGCCGTATTGCCGCCGCCGATCTGGCGGGCCGCGGTGGGGGTGTAGGAGAGCCCGCCGGTCTCGCGCAGGCTGTCGCTGCGGGCGATGACGTTGTGCGCGCCCGCGGAGGTGGCGACGTCCACGATCGAGGAGTCGACCGCCCCGTCCACGGGCCAGGCGAAGTCGGTGCGCGGCCGCACCCCGAGGATGGTCTCCACGGTCGTCGAGGCGAGCTCGGTGGCGCCCTGGAGGTGGCTGAGGGTGCCGGTGACGTTCTTACCGCGGTGGGCGAGCGAGGCGAGGTCGGGGTCGGCGAACGGCAGCGCGACCACCTGCTTGCCGTCCACGGCCTTCTGCAGGGCGTCGAGCCACTGCTTGGCGACGGTCTGGCCGCGGCCCGCCGTGGTGCCGTTGCCCGAGGGGTTCTGGACCTCGTACTTCTTGGTCATCGCGTCGACCGTGGCGAGCAGGTCGGGGTCGATCACCCAGGTGATGGGGAGGTTCTTCCCCAGGGCGACCATCTGCTGCAGTCGGCCGCCGGGGGCCAGCTCCTCGGCGAGGCGGTCGTCCCGGAAGATCGGGGTGCGGTCCTCGTCGTTGTCCGTGCGCGCGGTCACATGGGTGGCGGAGATCAGCGGCCACAGATAGGTGAGCTGGGACTTCTTCGTGGCCGTGCCGGACTGCCAGGGCAGGAAGGTCCGCTCGATGCCCAGCACCTGCGGCCAGGGCTGACTGGAGGTGCCACCGGTGAGCGAGACGCCGAGCTGATAGACGCCGTTCTCCCCCAGGTGCAACTGATCCACCGGTATGGAGAGGGAGAAGTCACGGCTGGCGCCGGCCGACAGCTTGCCGATCTTCTTGGCGTATTTGTCGTCCACCTCGGTGCCGTCGAGGCCCTCCGTATAGCCGGTGCGGTGGGCGGCGGTGTCGATCGCGCTGCGGCCGTTCATGGTCGGACCGACGCGGAGGCCCACCTCGGCTCCCGAGACCGTGCTCTTGGTGTCGTTGGTGACGGTGCCGCTGACGGTGAGCGTGTCGCTCTTCTTCGGCGCGGTGGGGGTCAGCGAGGTGATGGAGACGTCCACCGACCGTGAGCCGGTGGCCTTGCTCTCCGCATGGGCGGCGGGTGCCGCCGGAATCTGCGCCAGGCCCGCGAGCATCGGCGCCGCGGCGAGCACGGCCGCTGTGCGCCGCAACCATCGTCGGGCGCGAGCGGAAGTTGTCCCCCGGAGGTCTGCCGCATCGGCCACGCGCTCGCCCGTCCCTTGTCGTCAGTAGGTCGTCAGTGGTCGTCGCAATGTGCGTCCACGAAATGGTAACGATGCCCGCTGTGGCGAAGTGCTGTGGATGGCTCCACAAGATCGTTACGCAGTGGTGGTCCGCATCGGGTGTGGAGTCCGCGGGGCGCACGGCCACGTACCCTGTTCTGTTGTGCCGAACGCCAACAATGACAGCCGACCCCCGCAGCCGACCAATGAGCTCAGCCAGGTGCAGCGCCGCGCCGTGGGCGAGCTTCTGCGGGTCTCTCCCGTCGCCGACGATCTTGCCCGTCGCTTCCAGCAGGCCGGTTTCCGCCTGGCTCTGGTCGGCGGCTCGGTACGGGACGCGCTGCTCGGCCGGCTCGGTAACGATCTGGACTTCACGACGGACGCACGGCCGGACGAGGTACTGAAGATCGTACGGCCGTGGGCGGACGCGGTGTGGGATGTCGGCATCGCCTTCGGCACCGTCGGCTGCCGTAAGGACATGGCCACCGGAAGCGGGTCGGATCAGAGCTTCCAGATTGAAATCACGACTTATCGGTCAGAAGCCTATGACCGGACATCCCGGAAGCCCGAGGTGTCGTACGGCGACTCCATCGAGGAGGACCTGGTCCGTCGGGATTTCACGGTCAACGCGATGGCGGTGGCGCTCCCGCAGAAGGAGTTCATCGACCCGCACCACGGTCTGGAGGATCTCGCCGCCCGGGTGCTGCGCACCCCCGGGACGCCCGAGGAGTCCTTCTCCGACGATCCGCTGCGGATGATGCGGGCCGCGCGCTTCGCCGCGCAGCTGGACTTCGAGGTGGCCCCCGAGGTGGTCGCCGCGATGACATCGATGGCCGACCGCATCGACATCGTCTCGGCCGAGCGGGTACGTGATGAGCTCAACAAGCTCATCCTGGCCGACCACCCCCGCAAGGGGCTGCGGCTGCTGGTGGAGACCGGGCTCGCCGACCGCGTCCTGCCGGAGCTCCCGGCGCTGCGCCTGGAGCGTGATGAGCACCACCGCCACAAGGATGTGTACGAGCATTCGCTGACGGTGCTGGACCAGGCCATCGACCTGGAGACCGAGGGACCCGACCTGGTGCTGCGGCTGGCCGCGCTGCTGCATGACATCGGTAAGCCCAAGACGCGCCGCTTCGAGAAGGACGGCCGGGTCTCCTTCCACCACCACGAGGTGGTGGGAGCCAAGATGACCAAATTCCGGATGACGAAGCTCAAGTACTCCAATGAGCTGATCAAGGACGTCTCGCGCCTTGTCGAGCTGCATCTGCGCTTCCACGGCTATGGCACGGGGGAATGGACCGACTCCGCCGTCCGTCGCTATGTCCGTGACGCCGGGCCGCTGCTGGACCGGCTGCACAAGCTGACCCGCTCGGACTGCACCACCCGTAACAAGAGGAAGGCGACGGCGCTCTCGCGTGCGTACGACGGCCTCGAGGAGCGCATCGCCCGGCTGCAGGAGCAGGAGGAGCTGGACTCGATCCGCCCGGATCTGGACGGCAACGAGATCATGAAGATCCTCGGTATCCCGCCGGGTCCGCAGGTCGGCAAGGCGTACAAGCATCTGCTGGAGATGCGGCTGGAGCACGGCCCGATGGAGCGGGACAGCGCGATCGCCACGCTCCAGGAGTGGTGGGGCGCTCAGTCGGAGGGCTGAGTCCCCCCGGTTTCACGTGAAACATCGACCCGCTGGGCGTGGTCCCGGTCATGTTTCACGTGAAACCTGACCAGCAGCGCGGTGGCCGCGTAGAGCAGCGCCACACAGATCAGCAGCGGGGCCGATCTGCCGTCCGGTGGCAGTATCACCGCGGCGACCGCCGCGGCTCCCACGAAGGCGACGTTGAACAGCACGTCATAGAGGGAGAAGATCCGGCCGCGGAAGTCATCGGCGATGGCGGACTGCACCACGGTGTCGGTGGCGATCTTCGCGCCCTGGGTGACGAGCCCGAGGACGAACGCGGCGATCAGCATGGGGGCAGGCTCGAAGGGCAGCCCGAGCCCCGGCTCCAGAAGGGCCGCGCTTCCCGCGCACACCATCACCCAGGAGAGCCGGCCGTCCGGGCGCGAGGACGCAGGCCTCCTGAGCCGGGCCACCGCCCATGGCGTGATCACCGCCGCCGCGAAGAAGCCCGCGCCCGAGACGCCGACCGCCAGCCCCAGAAGCGCGAGCCCCCCGGACTCGGTATCGGCCCATGCGTAGCGGCAGAGCATCAGCACCGTCACCGTGAGCGCGCCGTAGCAGAAGCGCATCAGCGTCATCGCGGCCAGTGCCACGGTGGGGTCCCTGCGCTCCAGCAGATGGCGTACCCCCGCGACCAGGCCCCGCGCGGTGCTCATCAGGGCCGCGGGGAGGCGGGGCTGAAGGGCCGCGGGATCCGGCCCCAGCAGGCCCGGTGCCATCGACAGGGCGGTGAGCCCGGCGATGAGATAGAGCGCGGCGCCCACCAGGACGACCAGCGCGTCCGACGAGGTGCCTCCCGGGCCCGACAGCCGGAGGATGAAGGCGAGGCTGCCCCCGGCCGTGGCGGCGAGCGTTCCGGCGGTGGGCGAGAGCGAGTTGGCCATGACCAGACGTTCCTGGCTGTCGACGACGCGGGGCAGGGCCGCCGAAAGACCGGCCAGCACAAAGCGGTTGACGGCCGTCACCGACAGGGCCGAGACGTAGAAGAGCCACTCCGGCACCTGACCGAGGACCAGTACGGCGGTTCCGGTGGCCAGTCCCGAGCGCAGCAGATTGCCGTAGAGCAGCACCTGCCGCCGGCGCCAGCGGTCCAGCAGCACCCCGGCGAAGGGGCCGAGCAGGGAGTAGGGGAGCAGCAGAACGGCCATGG
Coding sequences:
- a CDS encoding CCA tRNA nucleotidyltransferase, with the translated sequence MPNANNDSRPPQPTNELSQVQRRAVGELLRVSPVADDLARRFQQAGFRLALVGGSVRDALLGRLGNDLDFTTDARPDEVLKIVRPWADAVWDVGIAFGTVGCRKDMATGSGSDQSFQIEITTYRSEAYDRTSRKPEVSYGDSIEEDLVRRDFTVNAMAVALPQKEFIDPHHGLEDLAARVLRTPGTPEESFSDDPLRMMRAARFAAQLDFEVAPEVVAAMTSMADRIDIVSAERVRDELNKLILADHPRKGLRLLVETGLADRVLPELPALRLERDEHHRHKDVYEHSLTVLDQAIDLETEGPDLVLRLAALLHDIGKPKTRRFEKDGRVSFHHHEVVGAKMTKFRMTKLKYSNELIKDVSRLVELHLRFHGYGTGEWTDSAVRRYVRDAGPLLDRLHKLTRSDCTTRNKRKATALSRAYDGLEERIARLQEQEELDSIRPDLDGNEIMKILGIPPGPQVGKAYKHLLEMRLEHGPMERDSAIATLQEWWGAQSEG
- a CDS encoding MFS transporter, which translates into the protein MPVVRDLRVLLQLRDFRRLLAIRLLSQAADGVYQVALATYVVFSPEKETSATAIASAMAVLLLPYSLLGPFAGVLLDRWRRRQVLLYGNLLRSGLATGTAVLVLGQVPEWLFYVSALSVTAVNRFVLAGLSAALPRVVDSQERLVMANSLSPTAGTLAATAGGSLAFILRLSGPGGTSSDALVVLVGAALYLIAGLTALSMAPGLLGPDPAALQPRLPAALMSTARGLVAGVRHLLERRDPTVALAAMTLMRFCYGALTVTVLMLCRYAWADTESGGLALLGLAVGVSGAGFFAAAVITPWAVARLRRPASSRPDGRLSWVMVCAGSAALLEPGLGLPFEPAPMLIAAFVLGLVTQGAKIATDTVVQSAIADDFRGRIFSLYDVLFNVAFVGAAAVAAVILPPDGRSAPLLICVALLYAATALLVRFHVKHDRDHAQRVDVSRETGGTQPSD
- a CDS encoding DUF6049 family protein, yielding MADAADLRGTTSARARRWLRRTAAVLAAAPMLAGLAQIPAAPAAHAESKATGSRSVDVSITSLTPTAPKKSDTLTVSGTVTNDTKSTVSGAEVGLRVGPTMNGRSAIDTAAHRTGYTEGLDGTEVDDKYAKKIGKLSAGASRDFSLSIPVDQLHLGENGVYQLGVSLTGGTSSQPWPQVLGIERTFLPWQSGTATKKSQLTYLWPLISATHVTARTDNDEDRTPIFRDDRLAEELAPGGRLQQMVALGKNLPITWVIDPDLLATVDAMTKKYEVQNPSGNGTTAGRGQTVAKQWLDALQKAVDGKQVVALPFADPDLASLAHRGKNVTGTLSHLQGATELASTTVETILGVRPRTDFAWPVDGAVDSSIVDVATSAGAHNVIARSDSLRETGGLSYTPTAARQIGGGNTAVVADARLSTAFTGDMSKAENSTLAIQTFLAQSQMFNLQAPDKQRSVVVAPQRTPTTSQAQAMAAALEGLSGQWTQPLSLGQAAKAKPDPSATQRVPSSRSYPRSLRARELPTEAFDRIQETQRTLDNFEPILTAKYRVVTPFGNAIRREMSTSWRSEAQNAAGFRHDVQTYLSGLTKKVRLVPKTDMTLSGRSATVPVTLQNNLVQGVELRLVLRSQQGNRLAISDPQLVNVEGGHSQSVKFGTTANANGPVWVSAQLYTPDGQPYGREMMFEVNVTEITSTVILVIAGGVLLLVLAGVRIYVQRKRAAARNGEDGGDGEDAETAHGQDDEDDSEAPETDRRDPAHALVPEQPSDPAADTGSQSAGPSGSGEKVER